A window from Pseudooceanicola algae encodes these proteins:
- a CDS encoding DUF1289 domain-containing protein, with amino-acid sequence MTTGKEIWHREEIASPCVNICVMHPQAGLCTGCLRSRDEIAQWSTLSQDERRAIMAELPERGPLKTSRRGGRAGRLQRERDGSGS; translated from the coding sequence GTGACCACTGGCAAGGAGATCTGGCATCGCGAAGAGATCGCTTCGCCTTGCGTGAATATCTGCGTGATGCACCCGCAGGCGGGTCTTTGCACCGGCTGCCTGCGCTCGCGCGACGAGATCGCGCAGTGGTCCACCCTGTCGCAGGACGAACGCCGCGCCATCATGGCAGAACTGCCCGAACGCGGCCCGCTGAAGACCAGCCGCCGGGGTGGTCGCGCCGGCCGGCTACAGCGCGAACGCGACGGCAGCGGCAGCTAG
- a CDS encoding sulfite exporter TauE/SafE family protein: MENIGLLMSLLGVLIVIGAVAGVLAGLLGVGGGIVLVPAFFYTFQSLGYDSPALMQLCLGTSLATIVVTSMRSIASHNRKGAVDWTILRTWAPGIIIGALLGVLVASQLRSAELQVMFGCIGLLISLYMAFGKSEWQISDQMPGIVTRSVLSPIVGFLSAMMGIGGGSFGVPIMTLYGRPIHRAVATAAGFGLTIAVPSVIGFLLVKVPEGAFPPGSVGAVNLPAFLVVICMTTLTAPLGAKLAHATDPKPLKRFFAGFLFLVALNMLRKAWFG; encoded by the coding sequence ATGGAAAATATCGGCTTGTTGATGTCCTTGCTGGGCGTCTTGATCGTGATCGGCGCGGTCGCGGGCGTTTTGGCGGGATTGCTGGGTGTCGGCGGGGGGATCGTCTTGGTGCCGGCGTTCTTCTACACCTTCCAGTCGCTTGGATATGACAGCCCGGCCCTGATGCAGCTTTGCCTCGGGACCTCGCTGGCGACGATTGTCGTCACCTCGATGCGCTCCATCGCAAGTCACAACCGCAAGGGAGCGGTCGACTGGACGATCCTGCGGACCTGGGCGCCGGGGATCATCATCGGGGCCCTGCTGGGGGTGCTGGTCGCCTCGCAACTGCGGTCGGCCGAATTGCAGGTGATGTTCGGCTGTATCGGGCTGCTGATCAGTCTCTACATGGCCTTCGGGAAATCGGAATGGCAGATCTCGGACCAGATGCCGGGGATCGTGACACGTTCGGTCCTGTCGCCGATCGTGGGCTTCCTTTCGGCGATGATGGGCATCGGCGGCGGGTCCTTCGGCGTGCCGATCATGACGCTGTACGGGCGGCCCATTCACCGGGCGGTGGCCACCGCGGCGGGATTTGGCCTGACGATCGCGGTGCCTTCGGTGATCGGTTTCCTGCTGGTGAAGGTGCCCGAAGGGGCCTTTCCGCCGGGGTCTGTCGGGGCGGTCAACCTGCCGGCCTTTCTGGTCGTGATCTGCATGACGACCCTGACCGCGCCGCTTGGTGCAAAGCTGGCCCATGCCACCGACCCCAAGCCGCTGAAGAGGTTCTTTGCGGGCTTCCTGTTCCTGGTGGCGCTGAACATGCTGCGCAAGGCCTGGTTCGGTTGA
- a CDS encoding multidrug effflux MFS transporter, with translation MLRFALVLGVLSLTSPLAIDMYLPALPQLAADFGASEAAVQATLIGYFIPFGLAQLFYGPLADATGRRLPLLIGLSVFCLGAIGSVFAHSLPALVAWRVLQGLGGASLMVIPRAVIRDRYTGTEATRLMAMVMLVISISPMLAPLFGTLVLAFGSWRAIFVSLAGLSLLGILLTLFALPETLGTAARRPVSLAEMRRGARILFTDPVFLGLTLVGGFGMASFFVFIASASFVYMQSFGLSETQFSIAFACNAVGFFGASQVAAGLALRIGMSRMVRLAATGFCVFTLLLLLIALAGAANVWTVGACLVIANSFLGLIIPTTMVLALDDHGEIAGLASSIGGTLQMVVGGMMIAATGPFFDGTALPMAGAIAICGVMALLLTTLVLRRRAELA, from the coding sequence ATGCTTCGTTTTGCCCTCGTCCTGGGCGTGCTGTCCCTGACCAGCCCGCTTGCCATCGACATGTACCTGCCCGCCCTGCCCCAGCTGGCGGCCGATTTCGGCGCCAGCGAAGCGGCAGTGCAGGCGACCCTGATCGGCTATTTCATCCCCTTTGGTCTGGCCCAGTTGTTCTACGGCCCGCTCGCCGATGCGACCGGGCGCCGCCTGCCGCTGCTGATCGGCCTGTCGGTGTTTTGCCTGGGCGCCATCGGGTCGGTCTTTGCCCACAGCCTGCCCGCGCTTGTCGCCTGGCGGGTGCTGCAAGGTCTGGGCGGAGCCAGCCTGATGGTCATTCCCCGCGCCGTGATCCGCGATCGCTATACCGGGACCGAGGCGACGCGGCTGATGGCGATGGTGATGCTGGTGATCTCGATCTCGCCCATGCTGGCACCGCTGTTCGGCACGCTGGTGCTGGCGTTCGGCAGCTGGCGGGCAATCTTTGTCAGCCTCGCCGGGCTCAGTCTGCTGGGCATCCTTCTGACGCTGTTCGCGCTGCCCGAAACCCTCGGGACAGCGGCGCGGCGGCCCGTCTCGCTGGCCGAGATGCGGCGCGGCGCGCGGATCCTGTTCACCGATCCGGTGTTCCTCGGGCTGACGCTGGTGGGCGGCTTCGGCATGGCCAGCTTCTTTGTCTTCATCGCCTCGGCCTCTTTCGTCTACATGCAAAGCTTCGGCCTGAGCGAGACGCAGTTTTCCATCGCCTTTGCCTGCAATGCCGTGGGCTTTTTCGGGGCCAGCCAGGTGGCCGCCGGACTGGCGCTGCGGATCGGCATGTCGCGGATGGTGCGGCTGGCGGCGACGGGTTTCTGCGTCTTCACCCTGCTGCTGTTGCTCATCGCGCTGGCCGGTGCGGCGAATGTCTGGACGGTCGGAGCCTGCCTTGTCATCGCCAACAGCTTCCTCGGGCTGATCATCCCGACGACCATGGTTCTGGCCCTTGATGATCACGGAGAGATCGCCGGGCTGGCGTCGTCCATCGGCGGGACATTGCAGATGGTGGTCGGCGGCATGATGATCGCCGCAACCGGCCCCTTCTTTGACGGCACCGCCCTGCCGATGGCCGGGGCAATCGCGATCTGCGGGGTGATGGCCTTGCTGCTGACGACCCTTGTCCTGCGCCGCCGGGCCGAGCTGGCCTGA